A stretch of DNA from Pyxicephalus adspersus chromosome 5, UCB_Pads_2.0, whole genome shotgun sequence:
TTTGTAGCTGTAACCCGTTCATTGGATACGAGCGCTGAAGTCCCGGAACACGTTTTTAGCTCTTTTCCCTTCCAATAGAATTCTGTCTAATCTGCTCACCAATGACTTTGCCCATTGTGCTTGGATTTTGTTGGCGATTCTTTTCTTCCCTCTGGGAGTTCCATGAGAAGTTTCTTGCGGAGAGCTGCAGCCGCTGCGCCGGCGCTCACTAGGGAAGACATTCCAGAGAAGCGGTGCGGCTTTTGTGCGGCTCAGCGTCTCTCCAGCCGCTTTCCAGGCCATGAATAGGATTAGCCGCTCTCTGGATTAGATTGGTGTCTTTCACTCTCCTCGTCTCTTGCTGTTCTCTTTCCacgatttttcttttctttcccaaaAGGAACGAGAATTCCGCAAACTCCTCGATAATAAGAAAAAGGCTCCAATTCACGGGGCATTTTCTTCTGTATCACAAAGGAGTTTTAAGAACATTAATTCTGAAATGCTGAATTACCCCCGGGGGATGGGGACGAGGGAGCATTTCAGGTGGTTACAGCAAAGGGTTTATTTTTCCCCTCTTTCTTATTtggatgaatacatttataaaacgcGTTATGACAGAAATAGATTGTGGAATATGTCCTCACATAATGAAAGATCTCCGAACTCCAAAGTGTGAGGGAAGCTGCTGAGAAAGAGGACCTCTAACTTGCAAATCCCCTGGGCAGGCTGTGCCGGAGCGGGGTGTTGGTGGCAGGCTGTGCCGGAGCGGGGCCTATAGCAGTAGGCTGTGCCGGAGCGGGGCATTGGCGGCAGGCTGTGCTGGGGTAGGGCATTGGCGGCAGGCTGTGTTGGGGTGGGGCATTGGCGGCAGGCATTGCCATAGGGGGCATTTTGACACTTGAGGTAGGTCAGGAAAGCTGCAGACCTTGTGTGGTGGGTTGGGGGAGCTATAGGATGTGGAAGGTTAGAAGGAATAGGGGTAGGAAATTCCAGGTAGTGGCATTAGGTATGGGACGTGGAATGTTGAAGGCAAGAAGGTGGACATGGGGGGGCAGGAAGTGTAGGACATGGTAGGTCTATTGGACTGTAGAAATATGGCATAGCGGGTTGGAAGCAAATGGTAGGACACTGGAGGCAGTAAGTGTAGGATGTGGTAGGTTGGGGGCCACAAGTAAGGCACTAAGTAATTGTTGGACATTGTAGGTTTTGAAGGAGGTAGATGGATGGGATGCAGTAGGGCACAGCGGGTGTAGGACATGGTAGGTTAGGGGCCACAGAGTAAGCGAAGGACATGGTAAGTTAGCAGGCACTGAGTATGTTAAGGACATGGTAGGTAGGAGGTTTAGGAGGCCGTAGATTATGGGGCTGTAGGTTGGAGGAAGGTAAGGTACAGTAGGTAAGTGGTGAGCTAGACAGTTGGCATTGCATATGGCAGGTTTGGAGCCACAAGTGGGGCACTAAGTGAATGTAGGAGATTTAGTAGGAGGTGGGAGGATGAGGTTGGAGGAGGTAGGGCACAGTAGGTGTAGGCCATGGTAGGTTAGGGGCCACAGAGTAAGTATAGGGCACAGTAGGTAGGAGGTCTAGGTGGCAATAGGTGTAGGATTGGTATGATGGAGGTGGTGGATGTGGGAGGAATAAGTGAAGACCTAAAATTAGTTTTCTTATCCGTTAAAAAGAACCTTATCTCTGGAATAGAGCTTGGTGTTTTATCTCCTTATTACTGACATGTGGCCCTTATCTAGAAGTACAATGCAAAGAGCAATAGTCAtttgcaaagtgcagtaatccTCGGCATGCAGCCAGAACTCCTCCACTGACAGCGGTGACTTACCACGATGATTGATTGCAGAGAATTGCTGATTAACATTCATTTATTGTCCATGAGAGAATTGTATGGGGCCCTGCGGAATGTCCGACAGTTCAGGAATCTTTAGTTGTGACTCCTCAATTCAGCATTTGCAGTGATCTGAGTCGTATTGGTTGTTGTATCGTCCATGCCCATTGGTgaccaaataatttttatttttactatcgGAGACGAGTTCAACGTTTTTGAGCTTTTCTCCAGCTCTGTGACCATTGCTGAGGATTGGAGCTTCCAGTGGCCATGTTGGTGTAAATTTTGATATTTGAATTCTTCATCTTTCTGATATAAATCCCAATATTCTTCTGTCTTCTCCAGCTATAGCACCTGCAAGCAGAAGAAGCTGTTGGCAAAAGCTCGTGCAAATGAACTGGCGGCATCTGGCGAGGGCGAGAAACTGCACAGCGACAGCGGCGTTTTCTTGGACACTCACAGCCTGCAGGAGCAAAACCCGATGAATAAAGGTGAGAATCTTTTCCCCAGAATCCTCCCGGGGAGGTCCGACCCAGCTAGAGATGGAGGAATTCAGTACAGGGATAGTGGGATTCTATTATAAAGAGCACAGCAGGTGCACAGACCCGGAAACTTGGTGCAGGGGTAGTGGGgacataatgggcacagtgttCAAGGGAAAGAATTTGTAAATGGagttctgaaacaaaaaaaaaaaaactagatacaAGCATGATGGACCAGATTGTTTCCCGTATATGCAATACAGCCAGCACGGAGGTCCAATAACTGGCTGACCCGCTTGTCACAGAACCAAAGGCTGCAAAGTTGGCTGAAGAGAATTGCAAATTTTTAGTAATTCTCCAATTTCGGGATTCGCCTAAAGTTCCTAAAGTATATatggtagcatggtggctcagggattagcactccggactttgcagcgctaggtcccaggttcgtgACCCtgtcaggacattatctgcatggagtttgcagcttctcaccgtgtctgcgtgggtttcctcccacatcccaaaaacatgcagtttgggtaattggcttctccctaacaatagactacattaatcacatgcCTATGGTaggggtcattagattgtgagctcctatgagagacagttagtgacacgactatggagtttgtacagcgctgtgtaatatgatagcgctatataaatactgtataataataatatatcactaTGTGGCTTACGGTGCTGTTTTGGAAAGCTTGTCCTGAGAAATCTACCGAATTTATTACCAAtccctttgtttttatttcagcagCCAAACTGGAACCGAAACTCTACATCAACCTCCCGCCACACAAGCAGGAAGAGGTGGAGCGCTTGTTGGCGGACACCAGCCGAGGGAAGGACTGGCAGCGCCTGGCCAGCTTGTTGGGCTACGAGGAGGACACCATCGACGCCTTCTCTAGAGGGGAGGATCCGGTCCACACTCTGCTCACCGATTGGTCCTCAAAGGAAAGCTCCACCCTGGAGGTTCTATGTGCTGCTTTGGTCAATATGGAACGGGCAGACGTGGTGGAGAACCTGAACAGTACAAGCGATGCCAGCTCTGTGGTGTAATGACCGGCACCTCTACCCAGGCAGGACTGGGCCATAGGAACCAAATTGTCTACATAAACTACTTTTCATAAAGCGCTGGGACACCGGGAGCagcaattttttaacaaatgtcccAATGATTGAAGTCGTGACTCTAATAAGAGAAACTGATGTGGTTTAGGAAATTCATTCAAAGTTCTGGGGAAAGTGGGAAATAAACTTTGTTGGCTTTCTGATTCTGGAAGACTTTGGATAACGTTGGTTTGATGATGGACCCTCCATGGATGGTGCTCTTTACCTAATTACCTTTTACATTGGACTTTTGGGACCTTTGTATTCACAATGTGCCTGCTGGCGTGTTTCGCCCTAAATCTGGATAACCAAAATGTGCCTTTTGTGCCGCCGGTTTTTATGGCAAAGCTCCAACCGGACGGTTTTCTTTGTAACCAAGATGTCGGCCGAAGCCCGGAATCTGACGATAGATCCAATCCTAGAGATTCTTCTTCACGCGCACATTGTGTTTTATCTTTCAGGAGTGCCGATAACTTTGTTGCctttttattgtatcttttacTCGGCAAACCTTGGAATCTTGTTTTCATTATTCTTCTGGGCTTCgcacccaaaaacaaaaaaaagaatttcttgcTCAGCacgctaattttttttttttattacttctacaCAGAAATCCACAAGATGGGAGAAAtggaatgtaattattttgtgttaatattttaatataaacaagttgttgtctgtttttttgtaattcttaCAAAACGAAACCCGATAAAGATgagtttgtaagaaaaaaaaaagtgtccttgTCTCCGGTCATTCTTAATggtcagtcatttgtcattgttaCATAGATATAAATCTATCAATCCAACCACAAGggcaataaacatatcccagataaaaaacctataagacatagttggtccagaggaaggcaaaaaatcccgggtacaatttgctccaactggggaaaaattccttcctgatcccatgagacaatccgatgttccctggatcagcagtctctgttatctttactttaaatcct
This window harbors:
- the LOC140332137 gene encoding tumor necrosis factor receptor superfamily member 16-like, coding for SLKCFSITSNISSIDKDVPILKRSDGDGRKDENSTSFGSPNFIPPEDHSKNIIPVYCSILAAVVVGLIGYVAFKCYSTCKQKKLLAKARANELAASGEGEKLHSDSGVFLDTHSLQEQNPMNKAAKLEPKLYINLPPHKQEEVERLLADTSRGKDWQRLASLLGYEEDTIDAFSRGEDPVHTLLTDWSSKESSTLEVLCAALVNMERADVVENLNSTSDASSVV